A single genomic interval of Lacrimispora sphenoides JCM 1415 harbors:
- a CDS encoding motility protein A: protein MDFSLLIGIIIGVGALLTGFVLEKGAIYSLFLLSPFIIVVGGTFGAVIASYSLNDIAMALRAMFRSFKHPHSASMEKMIAKISMIATRYRTEGVTCLENISRDPELNQEEYLLLKEGLVLIQEMKTPESIQYTLESDIRAYVQQKSIEASVFEAAAGFSPTMGVIGTVMGLIMVLASGFEDPSELAGSIGTAFVATLYGVCFANLIYMPIANKLKTQLKRKHIQKEMIVDGVCMIASGNTSRNIENELALYFQAFSDGAKRYKQGIEN, encoded by the coding sequence ATGGATTTTTCACTGCTTATTGGTATCATAATCGGAGTCGGTGCTCTTTTAACAGGTTTTGTTTTGGAAAAAGGTGCCATATACTCTCTGTTCCTTTTAAGCCCTTTCATCATCGTGGTAGGAGGAACCTTTGGCGCTGTCATTGCATCTTATTCCCTCAATGACATAGCAATGGCTTTGCGGGCCATGTTTCGAAGTTTTAAACATCCCCATTCCGCCAGTATGGAAAAAATGATTGCCAAGATATCAATGATCGCGACCCGATACCGGACGGAAGGAGTCACTTGCCTGGAAAATATAAGCAGGGATCCGGAACTGAATCAGGAGGAATATCTGCTTCTTAAGGAAGGCCTGGTTCTTATACAGGAAATGAAGACACCGGAATCCATCCAGTACACCCTGGAATCTGATATCAGAGCCTATGTTCAGCAAAAAAGCATTGAGGCAAGTGTATTTGAGGCCGCTGCGGGATTTTCTCCTACCATGGGAGTTATCGGTACCGTTATGGGACTGATCATGGTACTTGCTTCCGGATTTGAGGATCCTTCAGAGCTTGCAGGTTCCATCGGTACTGCGTTTGTGGCAACCCTTTACGGTGTGTGTTTCGCCAATCTCATTTACATGCCAATTGCGAACAAATTAAAAACACAGCTTAAGAGAAAGCATATCCAAAAAGAAATGATCGTGGACGGAGTATGCATGATTGCCAGCGGTAATACCTCCCGAAATATTGAAAATGAACTCGCCCTTTATTTCCAGGCTTTTTCAGATGGAGCCAAACGGTACAAACAGGGTATTGAAAACTAA
- a CDS encoding PRD domain-containing protein, producing the protein MRVKKILNNNIAIVEKGGHESIVYSTGISFKKKVGQQITDSEIEKTYVLDSKDRLEHLSYLLTNTDEKTIGLINDLVHYGETVLEQKANDYLYLALLDHITFAWKRGKKNQFIRSPLSWEVQKFYPVCYKIGLHTLQMMRECYQIDFPDDEAVSIALHFVNIQEEKSLLDEKIKDMETLQDILNIIKYHFNISFDESSMNYMRLVTHLQYFIERLRKEKNHGQSDSILYQQVKEIYPYAYTAVEKIDIYVKKKFNQYLSQDEYAYLMIHINRILERKENES; encoded by the coding sequence GTGCGGGTAAAAAAGATCCTGAATAATAACATTGCTATAGTTGAAAAAGGTGGCCATGAATCAATCGTCTATTCAACAGGAATTTCGTTCAAAAAAAAAGTTGGCCAACAAATTACAGATTCCGAAATTGAAAAGACGTATGTATTAGATTCAAAAGACCGCCTTGAGCATTTAAGCTATTTACTCACCAATACCGATGAGAAAACCATTGGACTGATCAATGATCTGGTTCATTATGGTGAAACAGTATTGGAACAAAAAGCGAATGATTATTTATATCTGGCCTTGCTCGACCATATTACTTTTGCCTGGAAACGGGGAAAGAAAAATCAGTTTATCCGAAGTCCTTTATCCTGGGAGGTTCAAAAGTTTTATCCGGTTTGTTATAAAATCGGCCTCCATACTCTGCAGATGATGAGGGAGTGCTATCAAATTGATTTTCCTGATGATGAAGCCGTTTCTATCGCCTTACACTTTGTGAATATCCAGGAAGAAAAATCTCTTCTGGATGAAAAAATTAAAGATATGGAAACGCTGCAGGATATTCTGAACATTATTAAATATCATTTTAACATCTCTTTTGATGAATCTTCAATGAACTATATGCGGTTAGTAACCCATCTTCAGTATTTTATTGAACGCTTAAGAAAAGAAAAAAATCATGGACAAAGTGATTCAATTTTATATCAGCAGGTAAAGGAGATTTACCCCTATGCTTATACCGCAGTAGAAAAAATTGATATTTACGTAAAGAAAAAGTTTAATCAGTATTTATCGCAAGATGAATATGCGTATTTAATGATACACATTAATCGCATTTTGGAAAGAAAGGAAAATGAATCATGA
- the abc-f gene encoding ribosomal protection-like ABC-F family protein — translation MSLIQVTDLSFTYEGSPDPVFEHVSFQIDTDWKLGFTGRNGRGKTTFLNLLMNRYNYTGTIISNVMFDYFPFPVPDEELDTLEILNSILGEYPFWELQRELSKLKVSEDVLYRPYYTLSNGERTKVLLAALFLREGHFLLIDEPTNHLDREARELVSQYLNSKKGFILVSHDRKFLDASVDHILSINKTSIEVQRGNFTSWYENKQMQDQYERSENERLKKDIRHLEAAARQSGEWADQVESTKIGKKSMNREKSIDTRAYVGEKSRRMQMRRKNLENRQNHAIENKKGLLKNIEEAEDLKLYPLKYRSSRILSLKDVVPYYEGPVCKPVSFTLEQEQRISLQGKNGCGKSSILKLVVGSDLTGENISFEGHMELSSGIKISYVSQDTSFLKGSLTEYSRENGIEDSLFKALLRKLDFSREQLEKPMESYSEGQKKKVLIARSLCEQAHLYIWDEPLNFIDVYSRIQIEDLILKFQPTMLLVEHDDAFTRKVATGAVEL, via the coding sequence ATGTCATTAATACAAGTCACTGATTTATCATTTACCTATGAAGGAAGCCCAGATCCCGTTTTCGAACACGTTTCCTTTCAGATTGATACGGATTGGAAACTGGGCTTTACAGGAAGAAACGGGAGAGGAAAAACCACTTTTTTAAATTTATTGATGAACCGTTATAACTACACAGGAACTATTATTTCAAATGTCATGTTTGACTATTTCCCTTTTCCTGTGCCGGATGAAGAATTGGATACTCTGGAAATTCTGAATTCCATTCTTGGGGAATATCCGTTTTGGGAACTTCAAAGAGAGCTGTCTAAATTAAAGGTTTCTGAGGATGTGCTATACCGGCCTTATTATACACTTTCAAACGGAGAGAGGACGAAGGTTCTTTTAGCAGCCCTGTTCTTAAGAGAAGGCCACTTCCTGCTGATCGATGAACCCACCAACCACCTTGACCGGGAGGCCAGAGAACTGGTAAGTCAGTATCTAAATAGCAAAAAGGGATTTATCCTGGTGTCTCATGACCGGAAGTTCCTGGATGCATCCGTGGACCATATCCTGTCCATAAACAAAACAAGTATTGAAGTTCAGAGAGGCAATTTTACCTCCTGGTATGAAAATAAACAAATGCAGGATCAGTATGAACGGTCCGAAAATGAGCGGTTAAAAAAGGACATCCGTCATCTGGAGGCAGCCGCAAGACAGTCAGGGGAATGGGCGGACCAGGTGGAGTCCACAAAGATCGGGAAAAAATCCATGAACCGCGAAAAATCCATTGACACACGGGCTTATGTAGGCGAAAAGTCCAGGCGGATGCAGATGCGCAGAAAGAATCTGGAAAACAGGCAGAACCATGCCATTGAGAATAAAAAAGGGCTTTTGAAAAATATAGAAGAGGCTGAAGATCTTAAGCTCTATCCTTTAAAATACCGTTCATCCAGAATTCTTTCATTAAAAGATGTTGTTCCTTACTATGAAGGACCTGTCTGTAAGCCCGTCAGCTTCACACTGGAACAGGAACAGAGGATATCTTTGCAGGGGAAAAATGGCTGCGGAAAATCCAGCATATTGAAGCTGGTGGTTGGCAGTGATCTTACTGGAGAGAATATTTCCTTTGAAGGGCACATGGAATTATCAAGCGGTATTAAGATATCCTATGTATCTCAGGATACTTCATTTTTAAAAGGCAGCCTGACGGAATACTCCAGGGAAAACGGTATCGAAGATTCACTGTTCAAGGCACTCCTGCGCAAGCTGGACTTTTCCAGGGAGCAGCTGGAAAAACCGATGGAATCTTATAGTGAAGGACAGAAGAAAAAGGTTCTTATTGCCCGCAGTCTTTGTGAGCAGGCCCATCTGTATATCTGGGATGAACCGCTTAATTTCATTGATGTTTATTCCAGGATCCAAATCGAGGATCTGATCCTTAAGTTCCAGCCGACCATGCTGCTTGTGGAACATGATGATGCATTTACCAGGAAGGTGGCAACTGGAGCAGTAGAGTTATAA
- a CDS encoding OmpA/MotB family protein — MRRRILETEGEKDNSERWLLTYSDMITLLLALFIILYGMSSVDTMKLKEMSHGLEKVLNHTGQADSSVIGDNISVSADNLDNVYLALKAYIAERDLGNMIDVSSSGSAVSIHLKDAMLFKPDTAILLPDSKPVIQEISSSLEAIYGDINHITITGNTADLGHYDAANEADSWQLSVNRAVAVLNQMTVMGLEPSKMSIEGNSHYNPIASNDTEDGRAKNRRVEITITGRAN, encoded by the coding sequence ATGCGCAGAAGAATCCTGGAAACAGAAGGAGAAAAAGACAATTCGGAGCGCTGGCTTCTTACATATTCTGATATGATTACATTGCTTTTGGCTTTGTTTATCATCCTGTACGGCATGAGCTCGGTTGATACGATGAAGCTAAAAGAGATGTCCCATGGTCTGGAGAAGGTTTTAAACCATACAGGCCAGGCAGACAGTTCTGTCATAGGAGACAATATTTCCGTTTCTGCAGATAATCTGGACAATGTTTATCTGGCTTTGAAAGCTTATATTGCAGAGCGTGACCTGGGGAACATGATCGATGTTTCTTCCAGCGGTTCCGCTGTAAGCATACATTTAAAAGATGCTATGCTGTTCAAACCGGATACAGCAATCCTGCTTCCGGACAGCAAGCCGGTCATTCAGGAAATCAGCAGCAGTCTTGAGGCCATTTACGGCGACATCAACCACATTACGATTACAGGCAATACAGCGGATTTAGGCCACTATGATGCGGCCAATGAGGCGGATTCCTGGCAGCTGTCCGTAAACCGGGCAGTAGCAGTTTTAAACCAGATGACCGTTATGGGATTGGAACCGTCTAAAATGTCCATTGAGGGGAATTCTCATTACAATCCCATTGCCTCCAATGATACGGAAGATGGAAGGGCAAAAAACCGCCGGGTAGAAATTACCATAACGGGACGGGCTAATTAG
- a CDS encoding DUF1189 domain-containing protein, with protein MNVFKELIISVYDFKSYREFLNNKRRKVFLAGFILMVIYFALTMIVPFVQFQVKTGGFVKIIEDYIPDFKLSNGVFWIEKPIEYEGDGTYIHITSEPDNIFYDTDEIGKYISDYYQVFLIDSEKVIVKNKGQIQGQYFSDLGIEFSRNKLMEYVPQAYLIVAGVMVAAFIFMTAFFFFGVLIVALLGMIAASCMKYKLTFGQLYLLGVYARTLPLLIKAIMSFLPFTLPMFGIINFGLSVLYIVLAIQKMKEFDSQQPIEIVSEQEDYFR; from the coding sequence ATGAATGTATTCAAGGAACTTATAATATCGGTTTACGATTTTAAAAGTTATAGGGAATTTTTAAATAATAAACGCCGAAAAGTTTTTTTAGCAGGATTTATTCTTATGGTTATATACTTTGCTCTGACCATGATCGTTCCGTTCGTTCAATTTCAGGTTAAAACAGGCGGATTTGTAAAGATTATAGAGGATTATATTCCTGACTTTAAGCTGAGTAATGGAGTGTTTTGGATTGAGAAACCGATTGAATATGAGGGAGATGGTACCTATATTCATATCACTTCAGAACCGGATAACATTTTTTATGATACAGATGAAATCGGTAAATATATTTCGGATTATTACCAAGTATTCCTCATAGATTCAGAAAAAGTCATTGTGAAGAACAAAGGCCAAATTCAGGGCCAATATTTTTCGGATCTAGGCATAGAATTCAGCAGAAATAAACTTATGGAGTACGTACCGCAGGCTTACTTAATCGTAGCGGGGGTTATGGTTGCGGCCTTTATATTCATGACAGCATTCTTTTTCTTTGGGGTACTGATTGTAGCTCTTCTTGGGATGATAGCCGCTTCCTGCATGAAGTATAAACTAACTTTTGGCCAATTGTATCTATTGGGAGTCTACGCAAGGACATTACCTTTATTGATTAAAGCAATTATGTCATTTCTGCCGTTTACCTTACCGATGTTTGGAATCATTAATTTCGGTCTTTCCGTGTTGTACATTGTACTTGCTATTCAGAAGATGAAGGAGTTTGATTCTCAGCAGCCAATAGAAATTGTTTCGGAACAGGAAGATTATTTTAGATAG
- a CDS encoding PTS system mannose/fructose/N-acetylgalactosamine-transporter subunit IIB, with the protein MMEIVNVRIDDRLIHGQVATVWSQVTGATRIMVVDDQVVKDTINKEALKLACPKQCKLSILTVEKAAANLCAEKYEGERVFLVAKSPKTICRLYDAGFHMDQVNVGNMGGKQNTRMLKKAVSVSEEDIADFLYLSERGVAITAQMVPADEALNFIKLINER; encoded by the coding sequence ATGATGGAGATTGTAAATGTCCGGATTGATGACCGTCTGATTCATGGACAGGTAGCTACTGTCTGGAGCCAGGTTACAGGAGCAACCAGGATTATGGTGGTTGATGATCAGGTTGTAAAGGATACAATCAATAAGGAGGCTCTCAAGCTGGCATGTCCGAAGCAGTGCAAGCTTTCAATTCTTACCGTAGAAAAGGCTGCTGCGAATCTGTGCGCTGAAAAATACGAAGGGGAAAGGGTCTTCCTGGTTGCCAAAAGCCCAAAAACCATATGCAGGCTTTATGATGCGGGCTTCCACATGGATCAGGTAAATGTGGGAAATATGGGAGGAAAGCAGAACACCCGAATGTTAAAGAAAGCCGTAAGTGTATCAGAAGAAGATATTGCAGATTTTCTGTATCTGTCGGAACGGGGAGTTGCAATTACGGCCCAGATGGTTCCGGCCGATGAGGCACTGAATTTCATCAAACTAATCAATGAGCGGTAA
- a CDS encoding family 1 glycosylhydrolase, with protein sequence MRIKDDFLWGGSIAAHQCEGAYDEGRKGLGIMDLVTVGAYGKPREIHKQLSGSAHYPSHQGIDFYHRYKEDIALFAEMGFKALRLSIDWSRIYPNGDEEIPNQEGIRFYQNVVDELIKYGIEPIVTLYHFEMPVHLVKTYGSWVNRTVIDCYLTFCRTMFEALKGKVRYWVTFNEMNHLDPQTEASDIFTYIIAGLKYSELENKKQTLATIGYNMTLASCLAVKLGHTIDPLNQIGCVFGIEPVYPVDCNPINVMNAFKQMDRDFYQIDAMCNGLFPVYKIQEYQSQGIEIAVSEEDSQAFHDGTIDFIGMNYYASSVAEYEGAEEGKSALFGGLQNPYLKASKWGWTIDPVGLRYLLNYTYRKYGIPIIITENGLGAVDQLTEDRKIHDEYRIDYLKKHITQLKKAVEIDQVDCFGYLTWAPIDLVSATTGQMSKRYGFVYVDLDDHGEGTMERVKKDSFDWFKDVIEANGEDFT encoded by the coding sequence ATGAGAATAAAGGATGATTTTTTATGGGGCGGCAGCATTGCCGCCCACCAATGCGAAGGTGCTTATGATGAGGGACGTAAAGGTTTAGGGATCATGGATCTTGTGACAGTGGGAGCCTATGGAAAACCAAGGGAAATCCATAAACAGTTATCCGGATCTGCCCATTATCCTTCTCATCAGGGAATTGATTTTTATCACCGATACAAAGAGGATATTGCTCTTTTTGCGGAAATGGGATTTAAAGCCTTGCGGCTATCCATCGACTGGTCAAGGATTTATCCCAATGGAGATGAGGAAATCCCAAATCAGGAAGGAATCCGCTTCTATCAAAATGTTGTGGATGAATTAATAAAATATGGAATAGAGCCTATTGTAACGTTGTATCATTTTGAAATGCCTGTTCATCTGGTAAAGACCTACGGTTCCTGGGTGAATAGGACGGTTATTGATTGTTATTTAACATTCTGTCGGACAATGTTTGAAGCATTGAAAGGAAAAGTAAGATATTGGGTCACTTTTAATGAAATGAACCATCTGGATCCACAGACAGAAGCAAGTGATATCTTTACCTATATTATTGCCGGATTAAAATACTCTGAATTGGAGAATAAAAAGCAGACCCTTGCGACAATCGGTTACAACATGACACTTGCAAGCTGTTTAGCTGTTAAGCTGGGCCACACCATAGACCCGCTCAACCAGATCGGATGCGTGTTTGGAATCGAACCGGTTTATCCTGTCGATTGCAATCCTATCAATGTGATGAATGCATTTAAACAAATGGACCGGGATTTTTATCAGATTGACGCCATGTGCAACGGCCTGTTTCCGGTTTATAAAATCCAGGAATACCAATCTCAAGGAATTGAAATTGCTGTCAGCGAGGAAGATAGCCAGGCTTTTCACGATGGAACCATTGATTTCATAGGGATGAATTATTACGCATCGTCAGTTGCCGAATATGAAGGGGCAGAAGAAGGAAAAAGTGCCCTGTTTGGCGGCTTGCAAAATCCTTATCTGAAAGCAAGCAAATGGGGCTGGACCATTGACCCTGTGGGCCTTCGGTATTTACTAAATTATACTTACCGTAAATATGGCATCCCTATTATCATTACAGAGAATGGACTCGGTGCGGTAGACCAATTAACGGAAGATAGAAAAATCCATGATGAATATCGCATTGATTATTTAAAAAAACACATTACCCAGCTAAAAAAAGCAGTTGAAATCGATCAGGTAGATTGTTTTGGTTATTTGACATGGGCACCAATTGACCTTGTCAGTGCCACAACAGGACAAATGAGTAAGCGTTATGGATTTGTTTACGTCGACCTGGATGATCATGGGGAAGGAACTATGGAACGGGTAAAAAAAGATTCCTTTGATTGGTTTAAAGACGTAATTGAAGCAAACGGAGAAGACTTTACTTGA
- the miaB gene encoding tRNA (N6-isopentenyl adenosine(37)-C2)-methylthiotransferase MiaB: protein MNDINMTYEEALSHAPQEEPARQYFFIERCQDILEKLKEASGKEQFTFHIATFGCQMNSRDSEKLQGILEAIGFVEHDTEEADFVLYNTCTVRENANDRVYGRLGYLNSLKKKNPHMMIALCGCMMQEEEVVAKIKKSYRFVDIIFGTHNIFKLAELMYERLEEKKMVVDIWEGTDRIVEDLPTDRKYPFKSGVNIMFGCNNFCSYCIVPYVRGRERSRSPKDILEEVKQLADDGVVEIMLLGQNVNSYGKTLETPVSFAELLTQIDHVEGLERIRFMTSHPKDLSDDLIEAMKNSKKVCRHLHLPLQSGSSRILKIMNRRYTKEQYLELVEKIRTAMPDISLTTDIIVGFPGETEEDFNETLDVVKKVRFDSAFTFIYSKRTGTPAAKMEEQVPEDAIKNRFDRLLAEVQKISSEVCGREEHTVQKVLVEEVNDHEEGLLTGRLSNNTTVHFKGDSSLIGKIVDVYLDESKGFYYMGTLRP from the coding sequence ATGAATGATATAAATATGACTTATGAAGAAGCACTCAGCCATGCCCCCCAGGAAGAACCTGCAAGACAATACTTTTTTATAGAACGTTGCCAGGATATTCTGGAAAAATTAAAGGAAGCCTCAGGAAAGGAGCAATTTACCTTTCATATTGCCACCTTCGGCTGCCAGATGAATTCCAGAGATTCCGAAAAGCTTCAAGGGATCTTAGAAGCCATCGGATTTGTGGAACATGACACGGAAGAGGCTGACTTTGTTCTTTATAATACTTGTACCGTCAGGGAAAATGCCAATGACAGAGTCTACGGACGTCTTGGATATTTAAACAGTTTAAAAAAGAAAAATCCCCATATGATGATCGCTCTTTGCGGCTGCATGATGCAGGAAGAAGAAGTAGTTGCAAAGATTAAAAAGAGCTATCGCTTTGTGGATATTATTTTTGGTACTCATAATATCTTTAAACTGGCAGAGCTTATGTATGAACGCCTGGAAGAGAAAAAGATGGTTGTAGATATTTGGGAAGGAACGGACCGGATTGTGGAGGATCTCCCTACGGATCGGAAATACCCTTTTAAATCCGGCGTTAATATTATGTTTGGCTGCAACAATTTCTGCAGCTACTGCATCGTACCATATGTGCGGGGCAGGGAACGGAGCCGCAGCCCAAAAGATATTCTGGAAGAGGTAAAACAGCTTGCAGATGACGGAGTTGTGGAGATTATGCTTTTAGGGCAGAATGTCAATTCCTATGGAAAGACTCTGGAAACACCCGTAAGCTTTGCAGAACTTCTGACCCAGATCGATCACGTGGAAGGACTGGAGCGGATTCGTTTTATGACTTCTCATCCTAAGGATTTGTCAGACGATCTGATCGAAGCTATGAAAAATTCCAAAAAGGTGTGCCGGCATCTTCACCTGCCTCTTCAGTCAGGCAGCAGCCGGATTTTAAAAATCATGAACCGGAGATACACCAAGGAGCAGTATCTGGAACTTGTAGAAAAAATCCGGACAGCCATGCCGGATATTTCCCTGACCACAGATATTATTGTAGGCTTCCCCGGAGAGACAGAAGAAGATTTTAACGAAACTCTTGATGTGGTAAAAAAGGTTCGTTTTGACAGCGCTTTTACCTTTATCTACTCCAAACGTACCGGAACACCGGCAGCAAAGATGGAGGAGCAGGTCCCGGAAGATGCGATAAAGAACCGCTTTGACCGTCTGCTGGCTGAAGTCCAGAAAATCTCCTCCGAAGTCTGCGGAAGAGAGGAACACACCGTTCAAAAGGTACTTGTAGAAGAAGTGAATGATCATGAGGAAGGCCTTTTAACCGGTCGCTTAAGTAATAACACTACCGTTCACTTTAAGGGAGATTCTTCTCTCATCGGAAAAATTGTGGACGTATATCTGGATGAATCCAAAGGATTTTACTACATGGGAACTTTAAGACCATAG
- a CDS encoding PTS beta-glucoside transporter subunit IIBCA — protein MKYQEFNQQIIDLIGGKNNIQAVVHCMTRLRFTLKDKRKAKTEEIKNLKGVIDVVDNNVAYQIIVGTHVNDVYKELIDMLGISTGEEDSQKRKNKNFVKAALDVVSESMNPILEPIICAGLLAAFLSIVSLTGLISPESPTYQIFDALRNAVFYFLPIFMAMSCAKRLGVSPYLAVALAATILSGSINGVEGLSLFTIPLPQITYSNSFIPILLAVWFMGYVTKFVKRIVPTALQYFLTPLLIMIVMLPATLLVFGPLGFYLGEGIIAFFNLLMKYVGSWFVMMLYSALQPFIIMLGAGNFIMPVVASLIASNGYDPAFISSCTISDIAVGGAMLGYFLRTKNSKQKQLFGTVTLSAILGVTEPAIYGVFVKFRRPFVAVMIGGGLGGLFAGITGVKAYSIAWGLFGLPAYIGTGDFKNLWLMVSAVIISFVGAAIVSYILGVPSEDDSAEKESPSEITGENPNFRTISLSTAAEGQLVQLTEVKDQAFSTGALGKGVGIIPKKDTIYAPVDGEVAAVFPTKHAIGIKGDQGEEVLIHIGIDTVKLEGKHFEVMVNQGDVVKRGQKLATVDFESIVDDGYDPTVIVIITNTNDYLDVIPEGSKQVHIDDLIMNIVLEQEQSK, from the coding sequence ATGAAATACCAAGAGTTTAACCAGCAGATTATTGACTTAATCGGCGGCAAAAACAACATACAGGCAGTTGTACACTGTATGACACGTTTACGTTTTACTTTAAAAGATAAAAGGAAAGCTAAGACAGAGGAAATTAAAAATTTAAAGGGTGTTATCGATGTAGTTGATAACAATGTTGCTTATCAGATTATAGTGGGAACTCACGTAAATGACGTATACAAAGAACTGATCGATATGCTAGGCATCAGTACTGGCGAAGAGGATTCCCAAAAACGCAAAAATAAAAATTTTGTGAAGGCTGCTTTGGATGTTGTTTCTGAATCGATGAACCCGATATTGGAACCAATTATTTGTGCAGGATTACTGGCTGCGTTTTTATCCATTGTTTCCCTTACAGGACTGATTTCACCTGAGAGTCCCACATATCAAATTTTTGATGCATTACGAAATGCCGTTTTCTATTTCCTGCCTATTTTTATGGCAATGAGCTGTGCCAAAAGATTAGGGGTAAGCCCTTACCTGGCAGTGGCTTTAGCGGCAACTATTTTATCCGGATCAATTAATGGAGTAGAAGGACTGAGCTTATTCACCATTCCATTGCCTCAAATTACGTACTCCAATAGTTTTATACCTATTTTATTAGCTGTTTGGTTTATGGGATATGTAACGAAATTTGTAAAAAGGATAGTTCCAACTGCCTTACAGTACTTTTTAACGCCTTTGCTGATTATGATTGTTATGCTTCCGGCAACCTTGTTGGTCTTTGGACCTTTAGGATTTTATCTGGGAGAAGGAATCATTGCGTTCTTTAATCTTTTGATGAAATACGTGGGCAGCTGGTTTGTTATGATGCTTTACTCTGCATTGCAGCCATTTATTATCATGCTGGGGGCAGGTAATTTTATTATGCCGGTTGTCGCTTCCCTTATTGCTTCTAATGGTTATGATCCTGCGTTTATTTCTTCTTGTACGATCTCTGATATAGCTGTTGGCGGTGCGATGCTAGGGTACTTTTTACGGACAAAAAACAGCAAGCAAAAACAGCTGTTCGGAACTGTGACACTGTCTGCTATCTTAGGCGTGACGGAACCTGCTATTTATGGTGTTTTTGTTAAATTTCGCCGGCCGTTTGTAGCGGTTATGATCGGCGGCGGTTTAGGCGGACTGTTTGCAGGAATTACAGGCGTTAAGGCTTATTCCATCGCATGGGGCCTGTTTGGCTTACCAGCTTACATTGGTACCGGAGATTTCAAAAATTTATGGCTGATGGTCTCAGCAGTTATTATTAGTTTCGTGGGAGCAGCGATTGTTTCCTATATATTAGGCGTGCCATCTGAAGATGATAGTGCTGAAAAAGAAAGTCCAAGTGAAATAACAGGCGAGAACCCTAATTTTCGAACAATTTCTTTATCAACTGCCGCCGAAGGCCAATTAGTACAATTAACAGAAGTAAAGGATCAGGCATTCTCCACTGGGGCTTTAGGGAAAGGGGTGGGAATCATCCCGAAAAAGGATACCATCTATGCACCAGTTGACGGGGAAGTTGCTGCCGTTTTTCCTACAAAACATGCGATAGGAATTAAAGGTGACCAGGGCGAAGAAGTTTTGATTCATATCGGCATTGATACTGTGAAACTTGAAGGAAAACATTTCGAGGTAATGGTTAATCAGGGAGACGTTGTTAAAAGAGGACAAAAGCTGGCGACCGTAGACTTTGAAAGCATCGTAGATGATGGTTATGATCCCACTGTAATTGTTATCATAACAAATACCAATGATTATTTAGATGTAATTCCTGAAGGAAGTAAACAAGTTCATATAGATGATCTGATTATGAATATTGTCTTGGAACAGGAGCAAAGTAAATAA